TTAAACACTGGAGAAAAATAACTGTGCAAAGAGACAGACATTTTCTTGTTTGATGTCTTCAACTGATGATCAGAAGCTGTTTTGGAAGAAGTGGTTTATTTAGATATGTGATGAGGCTCTGCTCAAGGAGATTTAAATGTGATCTTCTTTCTCATGATATGCCAGATGCAAAGCTGTATTTTTGAACTAAAAAccataggaaataaaaataacattaactGTGATTTACAGCAAACCCTTTGCAAACCACAAATCCTTGGAGGGCTGAACTCTAAGTGCTATCTTTAGTTTCTTTCTAACAAACACACAAATTTAAGAATCCATCCAGTTCTGTATGATTCACTTTCTCCTGACTTTAGCCATCACACTCCAGAGTTAGCTGATTTGGAACAAGAAATCCTTCAACGAAGGAGAAAGAATTTATATATGGCTATTATATAGGGAAAAGTAAACATTTCAAGTGCCTCAAGCAGTTATGATTACACAGCTTATCTATGCACAACAGCTTCATCAAGCTCTCGGCACCTCTTGTCCATGCCACCGAGGACTGAGTTTGGGAGCTGAAATAACCTTCCAGAAAGGTCCCCTGGCTGGTGTGGCTCACTTGTTCCTAGTGCCAGGGCATCAGTCATGTAGAGACCTGTTCTACACCAAGGCTATCAGGGGTCTCAGGCATGGCATGTCCTGGGGAGCACTGTGGGTGAGACCTTGAACAGAACTGTCATGGTCTCATATCCTGGTAGGGGGAGTCTCTCAGAGTGGGTGTGTGGGGGTATCTTTGTTTTCAGATGAAGGGAAGATTTGGGACTGTAAGCAGGGGGGTGGAGCATTACTCCAAGCTCATGGAGGCTTGGGGTTATGTGGCCTGGGAGTGAACGCTCTCCCTTGAGTACCCTACAGCCCAGCTGAAGGAGATGCCTGTGCGTCATCGCGCCAGGTATGACTTGTCACTGTAGGACACATTGCAAAATGTCATCAGATGAAGTTACAAACAAAATGCCAATGGTGTTAAAAAGCAGAGGGCACATGCCACTGGCTGCACACTCACCAAGTGCGTGCCTGGGGGCTGTTTTCCTGCCCcatcagctgcaggcaggggtgAGCGCCCTGCCAAGGGCGCCAATGCTCGTTAGGGCCTGTGCTGACATGGCGCACAGCTCCTTTCATCCTGCAACCCCGGGGACTGCTGTGCTGGGCAAAATGGGAACTGCTGCCTTTAAACAAAGCATCTGTTTATTCTTGAAACAATTAGTGACAGCAGTTAGATCTTGAACTCGTTACTGAACCCAAAACAATTATGATAAAAACAAGTTCCAGATGGGCTCAAAAGGAGTTGTTTTTGTCTTCACTGAATTAGAATGGATTCCATGTCTTCAAGTTCCTCTGGTATTTATGGACAGGAAACATGAATTACACACAATAATTTACTACAAACAAAAGAGATGAATGCTGCAACAGCCCATTTATCTTTGCTCATGTGCCTTCTTGAGGTTTATGTGCTGTTTAACTCATGGGGAGAGttaatagcatttttttctaaCTCTGCAGTTTTGGTTTGCAGAAACTGAGACAGGAAGCTGTTGAATTTCTGCTGCAGGTTACTATTACTGAGCCTGCAGATGCAGAATGGGTAAATACTCTCTGGCAAAGAGCTGCCTCTAAAACCATCATGTTTCAGTTCTTCCTTTGAAGGACTTGTGCAAAGGTTACAGTTGGGACTTCTTCTAATTAGTTCCTCTGGCAGCTCCAAGAGCCTGCAGACAGAGACCTTTTTCAAAGCCTGTCCAAAATGGACTGAAGTCTGGGCATCAGACATATTTGTATGGAAACTCTGAGTTTCTGACATCTTGGGTTTTGAAGCTGATGCTGCACATTGACAGCAATtgaactgctccaaaaaggaAGGGGAACCCAGCAGATGGCAGGAAGCAATGGTACATCACTATGCTACACCTGCTTCAAGTCcccaggcaggggcaggaggacaGGATAAGGCAGGAggaaatcagtgaaaaaaacTCCTGGGCAGCATTTTTCTGACAGTCCTTCTTACCTTCTTGCAGCTGAGACAAAaagtttggctttgttttttttcaggcttttagtTAGATTTCATGATTTTATAAAAGGCTGCATGACAGCATCACTACGAAGGTGTGTATGTGAACCCAAATATGTGGCTGGGCTGATGGGAACTTGTGGAAGGACATAATTCCAAAAACCCATAAAATGTGACACGGATTGTAATAAAGACTAAAGCTGCCCTGGGTGTACTGTAGTGCATGAAGTCAGCTTGGCTGAGTTCCGAAGGGAGTGAGATCACGGGCAGAAAGCAGCCTGGGAACTCAGGGTGACACTGAGATTTGTTTGGCCTCTCCCAGTGGGAGCTGGTGAGCTTCCCGATGCACTTCATCacttctcccccttcccccatAAACCTTAGAAAAGAAGCCTTAAGTAGAAGCCTGAACAAATAGAGTTCTCCAGTTTTGGCtagaaaagaagggaagagaagagaattGAGAAACtgattattacttttttttagattttatgcAATGTCTAATTTGCACAGTCTTTCACAGAGAGTAAGTGGGATTGATTATTTGGATTCTCATCTCTGTGGAGCTAGCAAGAGCCTCCTTTCAGCAGAGAGGCTCCCAATATTCATCTCCCAGCCTTGGTTCAAACAAGGACAGGGCAGGAATCATGGTGCATGAACTCAGCTTCTCTCTGGTGCCCATAGGCAGCAAGAGCAGATAAGAAACCTCTAATTCACCACACAAAGGAACAggatatttattcatttatttcattcatTATTCATGTATTGACTCTCAGTTCTTCGAGTCAGTTGCCCATTCTGCTGGGTTGGGAGCTCTGTGGCATGCTggagggctgagctgcagcagcacagcatttgGGCTGAAACAGCCACATGAATAAGGGCAGCCCTTTGCAGAGCTCCTGGCCTGATGAATTTCCCTGCAAGATCAACTCTTCTCAACTGTCAGAGCTCTCAcatccatcccagctcccaccaaAAGCCTGTAACCAACCCTATTGACACTGCTGCATTTTGGGGTCCAAGTTCCTCGCTCAAGTCCGTTCCCAGGATCCCTAATGCAGCTCTGACCTGAAGCAGTTTCTCCTTCTCCCCCAGCAACATCAGAGGTGGTCTCAGCACCACAGTGCCCAGGGCACTCAGGAGCCCATTCTCTGGTCTAACAGATGCCCATTGGTCTCTTgccttctcccctctctccctcagTATGTTGCTTTATCCTCATGTCCTGTCATCTTCCATCTGGGTTTTGTATTTCATCAAAGGGCAGTCGGGGTGGAGATGGTGGAAGACACAAAGACTCCCTCCCCCGTCGGTAATTTCATTTCCCATTAACTGAGGGTTTAAAGGGAAATCTCAGGGCTCATTAAGGCTCTGATGACAGCTTAACCCTCTCCAGCACAAACCCAACACCAGGCCCATTCCTCATCTGAATCCAGGGTGGCTGTAACATTAGACCAGACTCCTGAGCAGGGCAGACAGGTCTGGAAAGCACAGTCAGCAGGAGAGTGAAGGATATCGGGTTTTTGGAGATCTTTATCAGGCTCCCGTTTTCAGGAGCACTGTCTGTGTTGGACACGCGAGCAGCAGAGAgactctgctctctcctgagggCTGAATTCAAGTGCTGCCGCCGTTCCCCAAGTCGCCCTCGGCACCTGGTGGGACCACACATCTCTCGGTTTCTTCCAGCGACCTTGTGCGACCTCGACAGCCCGGTGCGATCTCGCACAGCTTGGGGAAACGCCTCACTGCTCCAtccaggaggcaggagaggttCTAGCAGGAATGACTGAAAACCCGAAGTCCTTTGTGCCTTAGTGAATACAAGGCCCTTCTGATCAGCGAAGCAACCGGCACACCGGCTGAGGCACCGGCACTGCCGccctcttcccagcccagctccccgcAGCGGGTTCCTCTCCCTCCGAGCCAGCGGGTGCGCGGGGAACAACGCGCTGACAGCCGCCGGCTCTCGACACTGCGGGACCGCATCTTAGCGCACCGCGGCTAACTCGGCCGGTGCAGGAACCGGGTGCAGGCTTCCTCCGCCGGGCAGGTCACTGTCCCAGAACCCGGGCCTCAGCCCGGGCACTGCCCCGGCCCGCGCAGTCCCGCGTGCGGCGTGCCACCCCAGCCCAGGTGCTTCGCCATCCTCTGCCGGTGACTGCCGCCCCCGGAACTCTCGTAACCCGCGCTTCCCGTCCCCGCCCTCCCCCGTCCGCCCGTccccggcgctgccgctgccatCGGCCcgggggcgggcccggggccggTCCCATCCCCGGCCGCGGCGGGTCCGCTCCGGGttggcggcggccgcgggccgGGGCCATGAGGCGCGTTCCTATTGGCCGGCGCGCGCCGCCTGTCGCGCGGGGATTGGCCGGGCGCGCCCCGCGGGGGCGGAGCGTGCCGGAGGAGCGGGGCGGCGTTAAAGGCGCCGCGTCGGGAGGGCGGTGCGGCGCGGCCATGGCGTACCAGGGCTTCGCGCAGGAGTACCTGGGCATGCCGGCCGTGACCCGCGCCTACACCACCGCCTGCGTGCTCACCACCGCCGCCGTGGTGAGCGGGGACCGGGCCGGGGGCACGGGgtcccggggggctgcggggcgggaGTCGGGGCTGGCCGAGGGCAGCGGGTGatagcagctgctctgcctgtctcccacagcagctggagttCATCACTCCCTTCCAGCTGTACTTCAACCCCGACCTCATCTTCAGGAAATTCCAGGTGAGGCCTTGCATGGGGTTTGGGGCCCCTTGTGCCTCTTCCCAGCGAGGGGTGAGTGTGACAGGATGGGCCTTGGGTGTCCTGCTCCCTAGGGTGGCCAGGGAGTGCTGTGTCATTCCAAGGGGCTCCTTTCCCACTACTCCAACCTTCCCTGATTGGTGCAAGCTGGGTCATCAACACAGCGTCCCCTCTTGTCACAGGCACCTGCATGGAGATAACTCcttccagcctttccctgccaCACACCATCTtggcatttccttttttccttgacTCAAAacccatctcttccttctctatTACACTGTGTGTGGCAGCTGCTGTTGGGCTGGTTGGAGAAGGCTTTATTGTAGAGAAGCGtgaaaagtaattaatttgGCTCTGGGTGCTGAATTGTGGCTGCTTGTGCTCTCCAGAAAAGTAGAGAAATCTTCTTTCCCACACCTGAAAAGGTGAGATACCCTGATGTATCAGAGTATTATGTAAGGATGTCCTACTAGAGTCTGGTGCCCTGGGGTAGTTCTGAAGGGACAGGTGCATGACTGAGCATTCCCTGTGGACGATGTAATGGGCTGCTCTATATGTGATGAGGAGAGACCTCTGTccacctccttttccctctcctctctctcttctctttcagatatGGAGGCTGATCACCAACTTCCTCTTTTTTGGGCCCCTGGgattcagtttctttttcaacATGATATTTCTGTATCCTTTGGTCTCAGTAAAGTTCTCTGCTCCCATTTTGGCTTAGATGCAATTCCCTCCATCCGTCTTCTTCCCCAGCATGACTTGCCTTGGCAGCAGTCTAGGGCTGTGGGTTCTTCCCTTGGCTCTTTTGAATGGAAGCCATgaccctcctgcccctccatcTCCGCTTGCTGCGGGGCAGACCCTGCCAaaaggctgaggaagctggcagtgctgctgctgtggctcatgctggagagcagagcccatTCCTGTGgtgagctctggctgaagcacAGCAGgtgcctctttctttccttgggGTCAGTGGTGTGAGGTGAAGTTTGCACTGTTCTGCTCTGGGGCTTGGACACCTGGCTGACAGCTTTCTGGGATGAAATAACTTGCAGCAGCTTATTTCCCATAAAGTCTTGCTGTGGGGCACAGGGTAGCCAGCTGTTAATTTCCTATACTGCAAcccctcccttctctcctgctctcagGTACAGGTACTGCCGCATGCTAGAAGAAGGCTCCTTCCGTGGAAGGACGGCTGACTTTGTCTTCATGTTCCTCTTTGGAGGGTTTCTCATGACAGTATCCTTTTGAGTTGGTTTAGGCTCTTTGGTGTCTCTTGAGGTGCTGTGGATAATGTAGGGCTCTGCATGCTGGTTTTGTTGTGATGTGGAGCAGGTACCTgcctgctgagcagcacagctggttTAGGAACCTTCTTGGTGCCTCAGGGCAGAGGGTCTTGTGCCCCAGGCCTGCCAGGCTCATGTCCTGTGACCTGGGAGAGCTCTGCTGAGCAAGTGGTGCAGGGGCAGTTTCTGGCTCTATGGCACAGTTTGTGCTCCTTGTCTTTCTCACCCTTGTCTTGGCCTGTGCCTCATCCAGTGTTCTTAGAGGACAGAAAAGCTGCCTGTGATTGTGCTGGTGTCTGCAGAAGTGCTGATGCCCCTGGCAAGGAGCTGGGCTACCTCATCCCTGAAGAGGACATGTGGCAGTGTGCTCGGGAAGCTCAGCCTGAAAGGAAGCCATGTGTTCTACTCCAAGAACCTGTCCAGCTGTGACAGGGCCACTGCCTGAGCTCTGGTGAGTGCAGCATGATTGCATGAGGCTGGCTCAGGGCAAAGGCAAGAACATGGAGCCATGAGGATAAGGAGTGGGCTGCCCACATACTCCATTGTCAGCACGTCGGGCAGTGTGAGCTGAGAGCTTGCAACCTGTCAGTAGCTGGAGGTGCCATCACACAGCTTAAGTCCTTTTCATGACACAGTAATCTGATGGTGAAATATCTTTCCCTCCCAAGCATAAGCCTTTTCTGAATGTCTTCTGCTGTCTTATGCAGATGGCTCAGAGCACTGCTGTCTTCACAGAGCTCTGCATGAAGCTGTGTGAGCCATTAGAATccaggtggctgcagcagccatgTGCTTAACCATGGGTGGATTTGGAGTCCAACTACAACAAGGATAGAGGAAATCTTTGCCTCTGTTTGTCTCCTTGTGCTCTAAAGAAGACTGTGAATTCCAAGAGCCATCTCACTGCTAAACTTCTTCTGTAGAAGACAGATACTGGATGTGAGGTAGTCGTTAAGATATGCCACTGTCCCAAGTGCTGTAAGACTGTGAGAGCCCTTCTTCAAAGGTCATGTTGATGTTCATTTTGTAAAGGTGACTATATGAGCTCTCTGGTCTCCGGTGGTTGTAGACATCAGCTTAAGGAGTGAACAACCTGCATGTGCCACTCCAGTGTCTTGTTCTGGGGTGACATGGAGGGAGATGTGTGTGGGGACAGTGATGGTCAGTATATCTCAGCCAGGAAAGGCTTGGTGACGTAGGCAATGGCTCAGAACACTCTGATCAGCTGCCTCTAGTTTGGGTTTCCTAGTCACAAAGCAccctgtgctgcctggaggTGGTGCACAGGGTGGGTAGGTTTTTCCTTGACTCGGTAGTTCCCAGCTATTTGGGCTCTTTGCCAGCCTGTTTTTCCTGGGCCAGGCTTTCACCATCATGCTGGTGTATGTATGGAGTCGCAGGAACCCTTATATCCGCATGAACTTTTTTGGGCTTCTTAACTTCCAAGCCCCCTTCCTGCCCTGGGTACTGATGGGATTCTCTCTGCTCCTTGGCAACTCCATCATCATTGATTTGCTGGGTAAGTCAAAGCTGGTGGGTGATGGGAACAAGGACACCTTGCAGCCACAGAGCTCAGTTCTCATAGGTGCTACTGGGGCACTGGCACCCTCTCTTGGTTCCACCATACCTAAGATGTTGGGTTTCCTAAAGTGAGTTGGCTGGGTTTCTGGGTGGCTGGGCCTGGGCTTTTGCTTGTGACCTGCTTTTTGGTGTGTCTTTCCTGGGGGCAGAAGCTGGATATGGTGAGCTCTGCCTGACACTCAGGCTGTGTCTGGTCTCCTGGATGTGCGGTGCTGCCCCCAGGCTGATGGGCTCCCTGCCTGCTTGTGCTGATCACAGCAAACTACAGCATCCATGGCTCTGGAGGGAGCTGGATGTGGGCACACAGCTGAGGGATTCTTAAgagttttggccagcagctcTGGTTCAGCTGGCAAAGGAGTCACAGCTGTGCCTGACCTTGGTGGCATCTCTCCCCAGGGATTGCAGTGGGTCATATCTATTATTTCTTGGAAGATGTTTTTCCCAACcagcctggaggaaagaagTTGCTCTTAACCCCTAGCTTTCTGTAAGTAAAGTTGATTCTTTCTGGGCTTTGCTGTGGGCTTTTTCAACCTAATCACTTCCATAGAAAAGTGTGACCATAAGAGGCAACTGCCTGCTGACGGCACCTCAGCTCCACAGTTCATGCCCTTGCTGCATTATTTGCACATTATATACATGTGTACAGGGCCCATACAGCAGATGCTGCTACCTTCAGCTTTGCTACTAGAACTAGAGTCTTCTTACTGCTTGTGGAAATGCTAGATGGAAGTAGGATTTTTTCTGATGTATTTTTGTGGTTTAAGAAAGCAGAGTATGTTCTGCTTTGTGCACTGACATTCAAATCTGACCTAGTGATCAAGGAAGGAGATACTGTCATCACTGTGTATTGAGCTGAGCAGAATGGTGGGTGATGGTGCAATAGGCCAGTGGCTGTGGTATGACAACCTGGTCATGGAGGGCCATGGTGTTCCTAGGAGGGCTGGGGGTTTGTCATCCTCAGCTCAGTTTCCTAACCTGCCTGCTTGGTGGGATGGGCATGTCCCTTGCCAGGAAGATGGTTTTTGACACACCTGAAGAGGATCCCAATTACAACCCTCTCCCTGAGGATCGTCCAGAACACCAGCCTAGAGACCAAGACCAGAACGAGCAGCAGCATCCGCAGTAACATGGGGGACTTCTTCATGTGGCCTGATTCCTCTCTTCTGGCTGGACTTATGTTGTGGCCCAGAGATCCTACTGGAATAACACCAGTTGCCATTCTGTTGTGTAGTGTGTCGCTGTTTGTGTGGGTAACCCATCTTCCCCTTGTACAAAGTGGATCCACAGAGCTTTGCACATAAGAACTCCTGAATGCTTACAGAGGTGTTCTAGGGACAGGGACTGAAGTTGTGATGTCTCCTCAGTTAACTGGTGTGGAATAAGTATCAAATGGGGTGTTAAACCAGTTACTCCTTCTGCTCTTAATGACTTGCTGTGTGCCAGGTCACTCTTGCCCTCTGTACAAAGACTGATGCACCTGGCCCTCACTGTTGTGAGACCTCTTTGTGGGCTTTCAGTGAAGTAGTTCTGTACCATGGTAGAATGCAGCTcagcctctttctttcctttatgtCCCCCACTCCTTTTCTGGTGGTTGTTTCCAAAGAGTCTTTACATTaaagtctttatttttcagttgtgtgTCCATTTCTGCcaggggcagaggcagcaatTCATCAGGAATTTGCTCAAAACTGCCaggtttgggattttcttttctggtggGCAAGGCAAAGTTCAGGCTAGCTGAAGATGTCCTTCCCCTCTTCTTTCAGCAGGGCTACAGAGCATGAGAAGGAGTGTGGGGGATGTCTAATTGGATAAAGGGgtgcctgggaaaggacaaAGGGACTGAGCTGGACACTTGATCCAGGCAGTGACTGGAAGCAGCACTTGACACTGGTAATAAAGACTGCACCTGCAGTGTAATTCCACTCTTGTTGAATTTTTTAGTTCTGAAACTTAAACATCTGAGTTTCAGGGGAAAACTAAACAAGCTAGTCCCTACCTTGACACTTGTATGAAATGGATCTGGTTGTTCTTGCTAATGTAGTACACACTGTGATTGTACCCGACCTCAAAAGCCTTCAAATCTGCGCACACTGTATGTTACGACAGCTCACTTAGTAACAGCGCTGTCTGCTCAAACTTGTGCACCACCACCAACTATGAAGAGAAATGCAAGTAACCAGCATCTGATTAAGCAcacacacccacccacccacacaCACCAACTCCCGCTCCCCTGTGGCCTTCCAATGAAAACACTTTATCAAAAATCAGACCTCACTTGAACAAGCTCTTTTGCTGCACTTATGCTTCCCTCTAGGAAGAGGATGTGAGGCCTGTAGAGGTGGTAATTTGTTCTAGAAGACACGGTGGTACTAAGGGCAAAGCAGTGTCAGACTCAACAAGTACTTGCCCGGTGCTTTGCTCGCGACCTAACGATAACAGAACTGCTGTTTCAGTCCTTAGAAAGAGTTTGTCTTTGAAGTCTGCAAGTGTTCTGCTTTAAATTGCTTGAGATGGGGCTTTGAAACGTAAAAGTTGGACTATGCTTTTAGGTAGGGTACCAGATTAACCCGAGGAGTTGTGATTGTAGAGCAAGAAAGCGGCTTCTGGCTGTTTCCCAATAGTTCTAATGCTACATAAAGCAAGCTGGCTGAAGTTCCCATCTTTCTGGACTTGATCCCTTGACTGTCCTGCCTTGTCCCTGGCTGCTTCAAGGGACAATTCctacagcctctctgggctTGAGAAGCAGAGAGGTGCTGCAGTCCTTGTGTGCCTATACCTCATTTTGAATTTGAGGATTAGTAATCACAGACTtcacagcaattaaaaaaactgCACCACAGATGCTAATTTAAGGCCGCAGCAGTTTCACACTTATTTTAGTCGAATGCCCTGAAGAGGCTGCTGGCAGAAGTCCCTGGTCAAATAACAAAGGGAGGCTGAAGTGTTCTCAGGAAGGCTTGGAGTTTTTATGTCCATGAGCCAAAACATGTTTAACATGGGAGGCTAAGATGCAGCAGCAATTCCAGGTTTTGTCTTACTTGCTCAAATAACCTTTCAACCTCTCTAATATGAAGTAATGGATGGAGTATGACTCTGGCACAGGAGCCTAGGATAACACTGAATAATATTATTACTAAATTGCAGGTTTTCAGTTTCTGCTGACTTAACATCTGGAAAAAgttccctcccagccaggaatcaGAACTGTCTCTGTTATTACTCAAATCTAAACATGATAAATTAAGGCCAGAAAGCGTTTCTTGACTGTGCTAGCAGGGTGGGTGGATCAGCAAGGATCATATAACCTATGGCTTTATCATAAAGGCCTATGCATAACTGTCAGGCTGCCAGTAAAATCTGCCTTGCTTGCAACACTCATCAGTTCTGGCAGTGAATGGTAGGAACTCTTATCAAAGACATGGGGTACCTCAACAGCAAGATAGATTTTAATTAGTTTGTAAGCAAGcttggatttttctttaaatctcaCTTCaatggattttgtttttaaactccCTAGAGAAAGACAGGTTGTTTCTAGGGTTGCAAAATCCTGACACTGCAGTGCTAAGAGAAGTCATTACACCCACTTTGCTTTGAGTGCTCTGTGCACTGTAACTGGCAGTGTTGTGTGCTGACAGTGACCACAGCAAAGGCACTGgctgcagagaagctgcagtCTCAGTGACTGGAGGCTTTACCTGCTGTACCAGTTCAGATACCATGCTGTTTTCCAGATGCAGTCTTCAGAGAAAACAGGGTTCACCACACACCAGGCTGACATCTGACAGAAATGACTCTTAAGTCTGTGATTTCAGTTAAATTGTTCTACCTTGTTGAGTAAACCAGTTGAACACCTCCCCGAGTTCATTACAGACTGTGCCAAGTGTGGTAACAGACCAATCCTTAGAGATTTGTTTGCTGCTTCTAGTTTTAAGTCTCTTTCTCACCTTCCCCTGCACCAAaaggttttgggctgttttACCTGTTGAAGTAAAGCACCCAGGAAAACTGAATGCATGTTGGGTGTTCAGCACTATACCCAAAAGCATTAATATTAGGCCCTGGGACTCCTCAGTTACCAGAACAGCACAAAACATGGTGAGATTCACTGTTCATTCAACTTACTGAACTCAGCCCAAGGTGTATgcattccttttatttaaaaagttgtCCTAATAGTGCACGTTGCACCTATACAAAAGAATCTTTACACTTGTCCACACACAGGTATATAAGGGCTCCAACACCTGCCACAGGTCTGAGCTAGATCACGCTGCTCATGCAGCGTTCTTGGTACGTGGCATTTGGGTGGA
The DNA window shown above is from Corvus hawaiiensis isolate bCorHaw1 chromosome 18, bCorHaw1.pri.cur, whole genome shotgun sequence and carries:
- the LOC125335291 gene encoding derlin-2-like isoform X1, which gives rise to MAYQGFAQEYLGMPAVTRAYTTACVLTTAAVQLEFITPFQLYFNPDLIFRKFQIWRLITNFLFFGPLGFSFFFNMIFLYRYCRMLEEGSFRGRTADFVFMFLFGGFLMTLFGLFASLFFLGQAFTIMLVYVWSRRNPYIRMNFFGLLNFQAPFLPWVLMGFSLLLGNSIIIDLLGIAVGHIYYFLEDVFPNQPGGKKLLLTPSFLKMVFDTPEEDPNYNPLPEDRPEHQPRDQDQNEQQHPQ
- the LOC125335291 gene encoding derlin-2-like isoform X3 codes for the protein MAYQGFAQEYLGMPAVTRAYTTACVLTTAAVIWRLITNFLFFGPLGFSFFFNMIFLYRYCRMLEEGSFRGRTADFVFMFLFGGFLMTLFGLFASLFFLGQAFTIMLVYVWSRRNPYIRMNFFGLLNFQAPFLPWVLMGFSLLLGNSIIIDLLGIAVGHIYYFLEDVFPNQPGGKKLLLTPSFLKMVFDTPEEDPNYNPLPEDRPEHQPRDQDQNEQQHPQ
- the LOC125335291 gene encoding derlin-2-like isoform X2, with the protein product MAYQGFAQEYLGMPAVTRAYTTACVLTTAAVLEFITPFQLYFNPDLIFRKFQIWRLITNFLFFGPLGFSFFFNMIFLYRYCRMLEEGSFRGRTADFVFMFLFGGFLMTLFGLFASLFFLGQAFTIMLVYVWSRRNPYIRMNFFGLLNFQAPFLPWVLMGFSLLLGNSIIIDLLGIAVGHIYYFLEDVFPNQPGGKKLLLTPSFLKMVFDTPEEDPNYNPLPEDRPEHQPRDQDQNEQQHPQ